CATCACCGAGATCCACGTGCCGGACCGCGACGGCCGCCTGGCCGATGTCGCGCTCGGCTTCGACAGGCTCGAGCCTTACCTGGGCGAGAGTCCGTATTTCGGTGCCCTGATCGGCCGCTACGGCAACCGCATCGCCAAGGGCCGCTTCGTGCTTGACGGTCACGAATACGAACTGGCGACGAACAACGGCAACAACCACCTCCACGGCGGCACGCGCGGCTTCGACAAGGTGCTGTGGCAGGCCAGCGTCGAGGGCCGGGAACTGCGGCTGCGCTACCGCAGCGCGGACGGCGAGGAGGGCTATCCGGGCAACCTGGACGCCGAGGTGGTCTACAGCCTGAACGACGAGAACGAGATCGTGGTGCGCTTTTCCGCGACCACCGACAAGCCGACCCCCGTCAACCTGACCCAGCACAGCTATTTCAACCTTGCGGGCGTCCAGGCCTGCGGCGACATCCTCGGCCACGAACTACGCATCGACGCCGCCGCTTTCGTGCCGATCGACGCCGAATCGATTCCGCTCGGCGGCCTGCGCCCGGTGGAGGGCACGCCCTTCGACTTCCGCCGGTCGCGCACGATCGGGAGCCGGATCGGCGAGCAGGATCAGCAACTCGTCAACGGCCAGGGCTACGACCACTGCTTCGTGCTGGAGCGGCCGACCGGCGGCCGCGAACTGGCGCGGGCGGTGCGGGTGCGCGATCCGGGCTCGGGGCGGGTGCTGGAACTGTTCACGCAAGAGCCGGGCGTGCAGTTCTACAGCGGTAACTTCCTCGACGGCTCGCTGGAGGGCAAGGGCTGCGCCTACCCGTTCCGCAGCGGCTTCGCCATCGAGCCCGAGCATTTCCCGGATTCGCCCAACCAGCCCGCATTTCCGAGCACGATCCTGCGGCCGGGCGAGACATATGCGACCGAGTCGCGTTTCAGATTTTTTGTGGAGAAATAAAACGAAACGAACGATCGTTTGATTTGTTGCAGAAGAGACTCACCATATAAGAAAAATTGCCATGGGTTAATTTTTCTCCATCGACTTCACCCTGTTTTGCGCCGTAATCTCCCTTACTGTAGGCAAACTCAGCAATACGTTTGCCATCGACTAATGGTTTCGGAGAGAAGAATGCAAATCACGGATTTGAAGATCGGGGCCCGTCTCGGGATGGGCTTCGGCCTCATTTGCCTGACGCTGGTGTTGGTTGTCGGGCTGGGGCTTGCCAATCTGGCCAAGGTGAACGAGGGTACGGACACGCTGGTCGCCAAGCGGATTCCGCGCCTGGAGCTGACGACCCGCCTGCTGAACGATGCGAATGACATCGCTCTCGCGATGCGTAACATCATGCTGAGCGACGACCCGGCAGACCGCGCCGGGCAGCGCGAGAAGATCGCATCCTTCCGCAAGGACGCCGAAACCATCCTTGCGGAACTCGACCGGGTCCTGGAAAGCCAGCACGGGCGCGAGCTGCTGC
This window of the Massilia sp. WG5 genome carries:
- a CDS encoding aldose epimerase family protein, which codes for MQAHTGITQAPFGTLPDGAPVTQFTLTNRSGMLVRILDFGGIITEIHVPDRDGRLADVALGFDRLEPYLGESPYFGALIGRYGNRIAKGRFVLDGHEYELATNNGNNHLHGGTRGFDKVLWQASVEGRELRLRYRSADGEEGYPGNLDAEVVYSLNDENEIVVRFSATTDKPTPVNLTQHSYFNLAGVQACGDILGHELRIDAAAFVPIDAESIPLGGLRPVEGTPFDFRRSRTIGSRIGEQDQQLVNGQGYDHCFVLERPTGGRELARAVRVRDPGSGRVLELFTQEPGVQFYSGNFLDGSLEGKGCAYPFRSGFAIEPEHFPDSPNQPAFPSTILRPGETYATESRFRFFVEK